One Rosa chinensis cultivar Old Blush chromosome 5, RchiOBHm-V2, whole genome shotgun sequence genomic region harbors:
- the LOC121049274 gene encoding uncharacterized protein LOC121049274 — MGHQVLPRDSQKPCSEALSLKTDSVVPCLLKLLALCYRVNKDDKKAPDSAAKVKGELAKKGYVGIHISGFRDILLRLELVRPIVDSIFEHPFEGILLNSIFPGDGMAPRLPSPSNRWMEYPAHARTSRHPLDQSLAAYGDHSVLREKCLSKGEVVCL; from the exons ATGGGTCACCAGGTGCTGCCCCGAGATTCCCAGAAGCCTTGTTCAGAAGCTCTTTCGCTTAAGACAG ATTCTGTTGTTCCTTGTCTATTGAAATTGCTGGCACTGTGTTATAGAGTAAATAAA GATGACAAGAAGGCCCCTGACTCTGCTGCTAAAGTCAAAGGCGAATTAGCCAAGAA GGGATATGTTGGAATTCACATCTCAGGATTCAGAGATATCCTTTTAAGGCTGGAGCTTGTACGCCCGATTGTGGACTCAATATTTGAGCATCCTTTTGAAGGTATACTATTGAATTCAATCTTCCCCGGCGACGGTATGGCCCCGAGATTGCCGAGTCCGTCAAACAG ATGGATGGAGTACCCAGCTCATGCAAGAACTTCGAGACATCCCTTGGATCAGTCGTTGGCTGCATATGGAGACCATTCAGTCCTGCGCGAAAAATGCTTATCTAAAGGTGAAGTTGTTTGTCTCTAA
- the LOC121049275 gene encoding 26S proteasome regulatory subunit 6A-like, with amino-acid sequence MATNMVVEDMSFEDDQLAAMTTDDIVRATHLLDNEIRILKEELQRTNLELDSYKEKIKENQEKIKLNKQLPCLVGNIVEESPGNGLSVEKILEENSDFDRAVSLSLKTAEQEKAIREMQLNDKNQDPGVYSTRKQGRSSQQNGAEVVEQQLVSEESKRDGGSHLQQGKLVAHSDVLGSLSPKELDEAIMLETALFGKSPYT; translated from the exons ATGGCGACCAATATGGTGGTTGAGGATATGAGCTTCGAGGATGATCAGCTGGCCGCGATGACCACCGACGACATTGTCAGGGCCACCCATCTTCTGGACAACGAGATCCGAATTCTCAAg GAAGAATTGCAAAGAACAAACTTGGAGCTGGATTCATACAAGGAAAAGATAAAGGAGAATCAGGAAAAGATTAAGCTCAATAAGCAGTTGCCCTGCTTGGTCGGCAACATTGTTGAG GAATCTCCTGGTAATGGGCTTTcggttgagaaaattcttgaaGAAAATTCAGATTTTGATCGTGCAGTTTCGTTGTCCTTGAAG ACAGCAGAACAAGAGAAAGCAATACGTGAGATGCAGCTGAACGACAAGAATCAAGATCCAGGAGTTTATAGTACACGGAAG CAAGGAAGGTCATCACAGCAAAATGGAGCTGAAGTTGTAGAGCAGCAATTAGTTAGTGAAGAGTCTAAGCGTGATGGTGGTAGTCATCTTCAACAGGGAAAACTGGTAGCTCACAGTGATGTG TTGGGAAGCTTATCTCCAAAAGAGCTTGACGAAGCAATTATGCTTGAGACTGCactttttggtaaatctccatACACCTAA